A section of the Deltaproteobacteria bacterium genome encodes:
- a CDS encoding transposase, translated as MILDGAGWHRANDLRIPKTMKLVPLPPYSPELNPVEHIWAWLRDNVFGNSVFETLDEVIETLCYGLKELSLSPKLVKSITCFEWLNTIRLTYN; from the coding sequence ATGATACTTGACGGTGCGGGTTGGCATCGAGCCAATGATCTGCGCATTCCAAAAACAATGAAGCTCGTTCCGCTGCCGCCATACAGCCCAGAACTAAATCCGGTCGAGCATATTTGGGCTTGGCTTCGGGATAATGTCTTTGGGAATTCCGTATTCGAAACACTTGATGAAGTTATAGAAACCCTTTGCTATGGCCTGAAAGAGCTAAGCTTAAGCCCAAAACTCGTAAAATCTATTACCTGTTTCGAATGGCTTAATACTATACGTTTGACGTATAATTAG